The following proteins come from a genomic window of Mycolicibacterium rufum:
- a CDS encoding aldehyde dehydrogenase family protein translates to MTADIRHLIGGRWLAGSGDPVRSVNPTRPHVVVAEGGAALAADVDAAVAAAAEAAAPWAGTPIHGRGALLLAAAGVVDDHAEQWGRELATEEGKTLAEGIGEVRRAAQILRYYGAEGDRQAGEIFASPRAGERILVTRKPIGVVGVITPFNFPIAIPAWKIAPALVYGNTVVWKPAGTVPLLAMRLAEALTAAGLPAGVLNLLIGGSEIGDALVGHPGIDAVTFTGSTGVGRRIAAAAAARGVPAQAEMGGKNAAVVLDDADIDLALEQVMLGAFRSTGQKCTATSRLIVTAGIADRFLESLSDRARHLSVGDPTEEATQMGPVISAAAQQNISAGITTATTQGASVLTGGRPYSDGVRAEGYFVAPTILELDGGTADVWTDELFGPVLAVRRAADADEAFALAGDSEFGLSAAVFTQDLTRALQAVEQIDVGVLHVNSESAGADPHVPFGGAKKSGLGPKEQGGAAREFFTHTTTVYLRGGTAGA, encoded by the coding sequence ATGACCGCCGACATCCGACACCTGATCGGGGGTCGCTGGCTGGCCGGGAGCGGTGACCCGGTGCGCAGCGTCAATCCCACCCGACCGCACGTCGTGGTCGCCGAGGGTGGCGCTGCGCTGGCCGCCGACGTCGATGCGGCGGTCGCGGCCGCCGCCGAGGCCGCCGCGCCGTGGGCGGGCACGCCGATCCACGGGCGCGGCGCGCTGCTGCTCGCGGCGGCCGGCGTCGTCGACGACCACGCCGAGCAGTGGGGCCGGGAGCTGGCCACCGAGGAGGGCAAGACACTGGCCGAGGGAATCGGCGAGGTGCGCCGCGCGGCGCAGATCCTGCGCTACTACGGCGCCGAGGGCGACCGGCAGGCCGGGGAGATCTTCGCCTCGCCGCGAGCCGGGGAACGAATTCTGGTCACCCGCAAGCCGATCGGTGTCGTCGGTGTGATCACGCCCTTCAACTTTCCCATCGCGATCCCGGCGTGGAAGATCGCGCCCGCACTGGTCTACGGCAACACCGTCGTCTGGAAGCCCGCCGGCACCGTTCCGCTGCTGGCGATGCGGCTCGCCGAAGCGCTGACGGCGGCTGGGCTGCCCGCCGGCGTCCTCAACCTGCTGATCGGTGGATCGGAGATCGGCGACGCCCTGGTGGGACACCCCGGCATCGACGCGGTCACCTTCACCGGATCCACCGGAGTGGGACGGCGCATCGCCGCCGCCGCCGCGGCCCGCGGCGTCCCCGCCCAGGCCGAGATGGGCGGCAAGAACGCCGCGGTGGTGCTCGACGACGCCGACATCGACCTCGCCCTCGAGCAGGTGATGCTGGGCGCGTTCCGCTCCACCGGTCAGAAGTGCACGGCCACCTCGAGATTGATCGTCACCGCGGGGATCGCCGACCGGTTCCTGGAGTCGCTGTCCGACCGGGCCCGGCACCTGTCGGTCGGTGATCCCACCGAGGAGGCCACCCAGATGGGCCCGGTGATCAGTGCGGCGGCGCAGCAGAACATCTCGGCCGGCATCACGACCGCCACCACGCAGGGCGCGTCCGTGCTCACCGGCGGGCGACCGTACTCCGACGGCGTGCGGGCCGAGGGCTACTTCGTCGCCCCGACCATCCTCGAGCTCGACGGCGGCACCGCCGACGTCTGGACCGACGAGCTGTTCGGACCGGTGCTGGCGGTCCGGCGGGCGGCCGACGCCGACGAGGCGTTCGCCCTGGCCGGCGACAGCGAGTTCGGGCTGTCCGCAGCGGTGTTCACCCAGGACCTCACCCGTGCGCTGCAGGCCGTCGAGCAGATCGACGTCGGTGTGCTGCACGTGAACTCGGAGTCCGCCGGCGCCGATCCGCACGTGCCGTTCGGCGGGGCCAAGAAGAGCGGGCTCGGCCCCAAAGAGCAGGGCGGCGCCGCCCGCGAGTTCTTCACCCACACCACCACGGTGTACCTGCGCGGCGGGACGGCAGGCGCGTGA
- a CDS encoding CaiB/BaiF CoA transferase family protein produces MTRGALDGIVVVDFSRVLAGPYATMMLGDFGADVIKVERPGAGDDTRQWGPPHDTAGVATYFNAVNRNKRSVALDLTDPGDLARARELVAGADIVVENFRAGTMEKLGLGYDDVRAVRPDVIYCSITGFGRAGGAELPGYDLLVQAVGGLMSVTGTEPGDPTKVGVALVDVLAGLHALSGILAALAHRDRTGEGQRVDTDLLSVLLSSLVNQASGYLGAGVVPGMMGNRHPSITPYQTFETADRPIAIAVGNDKQFRAFCAAIGRPDWADDPRFLTNPARVSNRESLCALIEAEMSRHGADHWYAVMTEAGVPAGPINDVAEAFAFARRLGIDAVVAMPDSPTPQVANPITLSATPVSYRLSPPPLGGPAEDGRSARS; encoded by the coding sequence GTGACGCGTGGTGCGCTGGACGGCATCGTCGTCGTCGACTTCAGCCGGGTGCTCGCCGGACCCTACGCGACGATGATGCTCGGCGACTTCGGCGCCGACGTGATCAAGGTGGAACGGCCGGGCGCCGGCGACGACACCCGGCAGTGGGGACCGCCGCACGACACCGCCGGCGTCGCCACCTATTTCAACGCGGTCAACCGCAACAAGCGGTCCGTCGCGCTGGATCTCACCGATCCCGGCGATCTGGCACGGGCCCGCGAACTGGTCGCCGGCGCCGACATCGTGGTGGAGAACTTCCGCGCGGGCACGATGGAGAAGCTGGGGCTCGGCTACGACGACGTGCGTGCGGTCCGGCCCGACGTCATCTACTGCTCCATCACCGGATTCGGCCGCGCCGGCGGGGCCGAACTGCCCGGCTACGACCTTTTGGTGCAGGCCGTGGGCGGGTTGATGAGCGTCACGGGGACCGAGCCGGGCGATCCCACCAAGGTCGGGGTGGCGCTGGTCGACGTCCTCGCGGGATTGCACGCGCTCAGCGGCATCCTGGCCGCGCTCGCCCACCGCGACCGCACCGGCGAGGGGCAACGGGTCGACACCGACCTGCTGTCGGTGCTGCTGTCCTCGTTGGTGAACCAGGCGTCCGGGTATCTGGGCGCGGGTGTTGTCCCGGGCATGATGGGCAACCGGCATCCGAGCATCACGCCGTATCAGACGTTCGAGACCGCCGACCGGCCGATCGCGATCGCCGTGGGCAACGACAAGCAGTTCCGCGCTTTCTGCGCGGCGATCGGCAGGCCCGACTGGGCCGACGACCCGAGGTTCCTCACCAACCCGGCACGCGTGAGCAACCGGGAGTCGTTGTGCGCGTTGATCGAAGCCGAGATGAGCCGGCACGGCGCCGATCACTGGTATGCCGTGATGACCGAGGCAGGGGTCCCGGCCGGACCGATCAACGACGTGGCCGAGGCGTTCGCCTTTGCGCGCCGCCTCGGCATCGACGCCGTGGTCGCCATGCCGGACAGCCCCACGCCGCAGGTCGCCAACCCGATCACGCTGTCGGCGACTCCGGTCAGCTACCGGCTCAGCCCGCCCCCGCTGGGCGGTCCCGCGGAGGACGGACGCTCGGCGCGCAGCTGA
- a CDS encoding PucR family transcriptional regulator, which translates to MAITARELARVDGLGLSLIAGAAAADRDITWAHAIELADPTPYLSGGELVMTTGINIGTDERTQFDYVARLAAAGTAALAVDTGTTLTDVPAGVRAAGDRLGLPVLEVPPSTPFIAITRTVIDAVRADELRAVQRVVDGQEVLARATLRGGIPGVVEALAERLAGTVLVVGTDGTVLAAAGAEQDRLSDLLAGDRPPPAARRGGDYVTGDDDAYVTVQNLRAAQPLRGQLAVRTVSPMSNAQRLLVAHAVSLVSIALEKPAGVAEAEQRLRTAVTRGLLGGSGLVDDGVLRYFGFEPHADVVAVMLLDVGPMLAAEQELGRLLAATGPYLMAPLGDEIVIVVPSGERRRIDALTAQWSHPLTGGVSDAVSIDHLGVGLEQARIAGHTDPGRLSAFADLGTLGVLLGGRSSTELDLLAAAVEPLDTELIGTLEAYLRRNGHLEAAATELRIHRHTMRHRMRRIGELLGQDVDAVDTRVRLWLAVRARQLRAERPSSAGPPSGGGLSR; encoded by the coding sequence GTGGCGATCACCGCGCGGGAGCTGGCCCGGGTCGACGGTCTCGGGCTGTCCCTGATCGCGGGCGCGGCTGCCGCCGATCGCGACATCACCTGGGCGCACGCGATCGAACTGGCCGACCCCACGCCGTATCTGTCCGGCGGCGAGCTCGTGATGACCACCGGCATCAACATCGGCACCGACGAACGGACCCAGTTCGATTACGTGGCGCGCCTGGCCGCGGCCGGCACCGCCGCCCTGGCCGTCGACACCGGAACCACGCTGACCGACGTGCCCGCCGGTGTGCGCGCCGCGGGGGACCGCCTCGGACTGCCGGTGCTCGAGGTGCCCCCGTCCACCCCGTTCATCGCGATCACCCGGACCGTCATCGACGCGGTGCGGGCGGACGAGCTCCGCGCGGTCCAGCGCGTGGTGGACGGGCAGGAGGTGCTGGCAAGGGCGACGCTGCGCGGCGGCATCCCCGGGGTGGTGGAGGCACTGGCCGAGAGACTGGCAGGCACCGTCCTCGTCGTCGGCACCGACGGCACCGTGCTCGCGGCGGCGGGCGCCGAGCAGGACCGGCTGTCCGACCTGTTGGCGGGCGACCGCCCGCCGCCGGCCGCCCGCCGCGGGGGCGACTACGTCACCGGTGATGACGATGCGTACGTGACCGTGCAGAATCTTCGCGCGGCACAACCTCTCCGGGGTCAGCTGGCCGTCCGGACGGTGTCGCCGATGTCGAACGCGCAGCGGTTGCTCGTCGCCCACGCGGTGTCGTTGGTGTCGATCGCGCTGGAGAAGCCGGCCGGGGTGGCCGAGGCCGAGCAGCGGCTGCGCACGGCGGTGACCCGCGGGCTGCTCGGCGGATCCGGGCTCGTCGACGACGGCGTGCTGCGCTACTTCGGCTTCGAGCCCCACGCGGACGTCGTGGCGGTGATGCTTCTCGACGTCGGACCGATGCTGGCCGCCGAACAGGAGCTGGGGCGGCTGCTCGCGGCCACCGGGCCCTACCTGATGGCCCCGCTGGGAGACGAGATCGTGATCGTGGTGCCCAGCGGCGAGCGACGCCGGATCGACGCCCTGACGGCGCAGTGGTCGCACCCGCTCACCGGCGGTGTCAGCGACGCCGTGAGCATCGACCACCTCGGCGTGGGCCTGGAACAGGCCCGCATCGCCGGGCACACCGACCCTGGACGACTGTCCGCGTTCGCCGACCTCGGCACCCTCGGAGTGCTTCTGGGTGGCCGGAGTTCGACCGAATTGGACCTGCTGGCCGCGGCGGTGGAGCCGCTGGACACCGAGCTGATCGGGACGCTGGAGGCCTACCTGCGCCGCAACGGCCACCTGGAGGCCGCGGCCACCGAGTTGCGCATCCACCGCCACACGATGCGCCACCGGATGCGGCGCATCGGCGAGCTGCTGGGACAGGATGTCGACGCCGTCGACACCCGGGTGCGTCTCTGGCTCGCGGTCAGAGCCCGTCAGCTGCGCGCCGAGCGTCCGTCCTCCGCGGGACCGCCCAGCGGGGGCGGGCTGAGCCGGTAG
- a CDS encoding gamma-glutamyl-gamma-aminobutyrate hydrolase family protein, producing the protein MSDRVRLADVMPASTAPDPPRAHVCVLASLNFPDISAADVALIRRFTRVALATLHAQGASWELWDTTVALAEPARAGDYDGLLLLGGGDIDGSCYGVSTRHPSAYGVDVRADRDALAAIAAAEAAGRPIFGICRGSQLLNVARGGTIIGDIVDYTLHHGAPGEPEFVDEPIDVVAGTRLAAILGARRVTGRSGHHQAVDRVGDGLVVAARALDGIVEAVEDPQRWYLGVQWHPEDDDGPDADRAALFAAFVDAAERARHARLAAAAAGE; encoded by the coding sequence ATGAGCGACCGCGTGCGACTCGCCGACGTGATGCCGGCGTCGACCGCACCCGACCCGCCCCGCGCCCACGTGTGCGTCCTCGCCTCGCTGAACTTCCCGGACATCAGCGCGGCCGATGTCGCGCTGATCCGGCGGTTCACCCGCGTCGCGCTGGCGACGCTGCACGCGCAGGGTGCGAGCTGGGAACTGTGGGACACGACAGTCGCTCTGGCCGAACCCGCCCGGGCGGGGGACTACGACGGTCTCCTCCTCCTCGGTGGCGGGGACATCGACGGGTCCTGTTACGGGGTGAGCACCCGCCATCCCTCGGCCTATGGCGTCGATGTGCGCGCCGACCGGGATGCCTTGGCGGCCATCGCGGCGGCCGAGGCCGCGGGCCGTCCGATCTTCGGAATCTGCCGGGGCTCCCAGCTCCTCAACGTCGCGCGCGGCGGCACGATCATCGGCGACATCGTCGACTACACCCTGCATCACGGGGCGCCCGGCGAACCGGAGTTCGTGGACGAGCCGATCGACGTCGTCGCGGGCACGCGGCTGGCCGCAATTCTCGGCGCCCGCCGTGTCACCGGACGCTCCGGCCACCACCAGGCGGTCGATCGTGTCGGGGACGGGCTCGTCGTCGCCGCGCGTGCGCTCGACGGCATCGTCGAGGCCGTCGAAGATCCGCAGCGCTGGTATCTGGGGGTGCAGTGGCACCCGGAGGACGACGACGGCCCGGACGCCGACCGCGCCGCGCTGTTCGCCGCCTTCGTCGACGCCGCCGAGCGAGCGCGGCACGCCAGGCTGGCCGCGGCTGCCGCAGGGGAGTAA
- a CDS encoding gamma-glutamyl-gamma-aminobutyrate hydrolase family protein, with amino-acid sequence MTRPLVAVPGRRAAHVPILRFSATVVAEAICEAVWAAGGEPLTLHGPAEHAGAEMPGRLAYFDGVLLPGGADVDPARYGAAPDPRTRDTVTFQDDFDMAVTRAVIETGMPALAICRGMQVLNVAAGGTLLQHVEESVTAHHNAVHPVSVHAGSRLHAIVGAETIEVSSYHHQALGQLGAGLIVTAVAQDGVVEAVEHRHADIVAVQWHPEDRHSTSTTDAALFADLVDRARKRKDSR; translated from the coding sequence GTGACCCGGCCCTTGGTGGCCGTGCCGGGCCGGCGCGCCGCACACGTGCCGATCCTGCGCTTTTCGGCGACCGTGGTCGCCGAGGCGATCTGTGAGGCCGTGTGGGCGGCCGGCGGGGAACCGCTGACGCTGCACGGCCCCGCCGAGCACGCTGGAGCCGAAATGCCCGGCCGCTTGGCCTATTTCGACGGAGTGCTGCTGCCGGGCGGTGCCGACGTGGACCCCGCTCGCTATGGCGCCGCGCCTGACCCCCGCACCCGCGACACGGTCACCTTCCAGGACGACTTCGACATGGCAGTGACGCGTGCTGTGATCGAGACCGGGATGCCGGCACTGGCCATCTGCCGAGGCATGCAGGTGCTCAACGTCGCGGCGGGCGGCACCCTGCTGCAACACGTCGAGGAATCGGTGACCGCTCACCACAACGCCGTCCATCCGGTCTCGGTGCACGCCGGATCGCGACTGCACGCGATCGTCGGGGCCGAGACGATCGAGGTGTCGTCCTACCATCACCAGGCGTTGGGGCAGTTGGGAGCCGGCCTGATCGTCACCGCGGTCGCGCAGGACGGGGTCGTCGAGGCCGTCGAGCACCGTCACGCCGACATCGTGGCCGTGCAATGGCACCCCGAGGACCGCCACTCCACCTCCACCACCGACGCGGCGCTGTTCGCCGATCTCGTCGACCGTGCGCGCAAACGAAAGGACTCCCGATGA
- a CDS encoding ABC transporter substrate-binding protein codes for MTGVSNALRLACLDAEAPPLFSLWTPERGRRGYEPGVAEALGAELGRPVEWVRVPWVDMIPAVQRGDADAVLCGQGITADRMAQVDFTRPYAVFHEGVLIRRGDDIHEPADLVGRKVAAIENSTNMALAETFTGAVPVAFGAGSDDVYADMLAALLAKDVDAVVDDDVVFVPLGATHPDYELAFTVPTGNRWGIGVAKNRPDVLADLDGALGRLIDSGRLREVWKEWLPTLDYPFAS; via the coding sequence GTGACCGGGGTGTCGAACGCCCTGCGTCTGGCCTGCCTGGACGCCGAAGCGCCGCCGCTGTTCTCGCTCTGGACACCCGAGCGCGGCCGACGGGGCTACGAACCCGGCGTGGCCGAAGCGCTCGGCGCGGAGCTCGGCCGTCCCGTCGAGTGGGTGCGGGTGCCCTGGGTCGACATGATCCCCGCGGTCCAGCGCGGAGATGCCGACGCCGTGCTCTGTGGCCAGGGCATCACCGCCGATCGGATGGCGCAGGTCGACTTCACCCGACCCTATGCGGTGTTCCACGAGGGGGTGTTGATCCGACGAGGCGACGACATCCACGAACCGGCCGACCTCGTCGGCCGCAAGGTCGCCGCCATCGAGAACAGCACGAACATGGCGCTGGCCGAGACGTTCACCGGGGCGGTCCCGGTCGCCTTCGGCGCTGGATCCGACGACGTGTACGCCGACATGCTGGCCGCCCTGCTGGCCAAGGACGTCGACGCCGTCGTGGACGACGACGTGGTTTTCGTCCCGCTGGGGGCCACGCATCCCGACTACGAGCTCGCGTTCACCGTTCCCACGGGCAACCGGTGGGGCATCGGGGTCGCCAAGAACCGGCCGGATGTGCTGGCCGACCTCGACGGTGCCCTCGGCCGACTCATCGACTCGGGTCGGCTGCGCGAGGTCTGGAAGGAGTGGTTGCCGACCCTCGACTATCCGTTCGCCTCGTGA
- a CDS encoding glutamine synthetase family protein, producing the protein MTTTPLDAHRQLNATSPELRAATDTIADRGVEFVYFQAVTITGRVVGKVVPARHFERLAVKGVQQHQTAIANLQGTRDGVLLAGGVHAPEYTALPDLDTFAVLPWDTDFARVFCRLYEPDHLVDRAGTEFACDSRGLLHRMHAGFTDRTGLQLRTGCEPEMTWQGEGLEAQFRPGSSPAYHIEHLERNRPIVKKVVRYAQALGLDMVEGDYEDEFQVELNFMFDRADLTADRLVTYRQICKQVARELGIQASFMPKPATGMMGNGCHHNFSLWRDDDVNVLVEPGVTELHLSEIGRHALGGLLAHSAGAMLVNGSTVNSYKRYWDAGQFAPSRINWGLDNKTCTVRLSANGRLEYKLPDAAVNPYLSHAVILAACEDGMKNAIDPGAPTRGSSYDAPQDERFPALPLTLGEAIDAFRTDEVLTQALGPELSALLVDFHADEWARFCGYVTDWERQMYWDDAP; encoded by the coding sequence ATGACGACGACACCGCTCGACGCGCACCGACAACTCAACGCGACCAGCCCCGAGTTGCGGGCCGCGACCGACACCATCGCCGACCGCGGCGTGGAATTCGTGTATTTCCAAGCGGTCACCATCACCGGCCGGGTGGTGGGCAAGGTGGTCCCGGCCCGCCACTTCGAGCGGCTCGCCGTCAAGGGGGTGCAACAGCACCAGACCGCGATCGCCAACCTGCAGGGCACCCGGGACGGCGTGCTGCTGGCCGGCGGAGTGCACGCACCCGAGTACACGGCGCTGCCCGACCTCGACACGTTCGCGGTGCTGCCCTGGGACACCGACTTCGCCAGGGTGTTCTGCCGACTGTACGAGCCGGACCACCTCGTCGACCGCGCCGGTACCGAGTTCGCCTGTGACAGTCGGGGGCTGCTGCATCGCATGCACGCCGGATTCACCGACCGGACGGGTCTGCAACTGCGGACCGGATGTGAACCCGAGATGACCTGGCAGGGCGAGGGTCTGGAGGCGCAGTTCCGCCCCGGGTCGAGCCCGGCTTACCACATCGAGCACCTCGAGCGGAACCGGCCGATCGTCAAGAAGGTCGTCCGGTACGCGCAGGCGCTCGGACTGGACATGGTCGAGGGCGATTACGAAGATGAGTTCCAGGTCGAGTTGAACTTCATGTTCGACCGCGCCGATCTGACCGCAGACCGGCTCGTCACCTACCGGCAGATCTGCAAGCAGGTGGCCCGGGAACTCGGCATCCAGGCGAGCTTCATGCCCAAACCGGCCACCGGGATGATGGGCAACGGATGCCACCACAACTTCAGCCTGTGGCGCGACGACGATGTCAATGTGCTGGTCGAACCGGGGGTCACCGAGCTGCACCTGTCCGAGATCGGGCGGCACGCGCTGGGCGGTCTGCTGGCGCACTCGGCCGGGGCCATGCTGGTCAACGGATCGACCGTGAACTCCTACAAACGTTACTGGGACGCCGGACAATTCGCGCCGTCGAGGATCAACTGGGGATTGGACAACAAGACCTGCACGGTCCGGTTGTCGGCCAACGGGCGCCTCGAGTACAAGCTGCCCGACGCCGCGGTCAATCCCTACCTGTCGCACGCGGTGATCCTGGCGGCCTGCGAGGACGGCATGAAGAACGCGATCGACCCCGGGGCCCCGACGCGCGGATCGTCCTATGACGCCCCCCAGGACGAGCGGTTCCCCGCCCTGCCGCTCACGCTCGGAGAGGCGATCGACGCCTTCCGAACCGACGAGGTGCTGACCCAGGCGCTCGGACCGGAACTGTCGGCATTGCTCGTCGACTTCCACGCCGACGAGTGGGCGCGCTTCTGCGGATACGTCACCGACTGGGAGCGTCAGATGTACTGGGACGACGCGCCGTGA
- a CDS encoding ferredoxin yields MRITVDRTLCQDHGQCTIAAPNVFRLDDDGKLEFDAHPDESERMAVEEAVDVCPAQAILLESDVEATR; encoded by the coding sequence ATGCGTATCACCGTCGACCGCACGCTCTGCCAGGACCACGGCCAGTGCACCATCGCGGCTCCCAACGTGTTCCGTCTCGACGATGACGGGAAACTCGAATTCGACGCTCACCCGGACGAATCCGAGCGGATGGCCGTCGAAGAGGCCGTCGACGTCTGCCCCGCCCAGGCCATCCTGCTCGAGTCCGACGTCGAGGCCACACGATGA
- a CDS encoding cytochrome P450, with amino-acid sequence MSSVTLGSVPAFDVADPAFSITSAQVHDARERSWYATTPYGIAVLRYEQMNKLLKDRRLRQGSVAWPAHNGVTEGPFAEWFASWILNKEGEEHHRLRRLMNPAFSPKLLTSLVPRFQALAHELIDGFAEPDRCEFVGEFAEPYAARVIAIMLGIPEHHWRVIARESATIGLALGVTIRQDLPQIEAALHRLYAYCDDLIADRRAHPREDFVTALVNASRPEDGRLSDTELREAMVLLIFGGFDTTRNQLGLAMQTFMAHPDQWRLLAERPDLGGKAVEEVMRVNPTVRWVTREVLEDFEFEGVELTAGTTVHLYSESAGTDPRVFGAGFDITAERKPHFGFGGGVHHCLGHFVARSDMSEALPLLARRLRDPHELPGATWLPDSGNTGPIRLPIAFTPHP; translated from the coding sequence ATGTCGTCGGTCACCCTCGGTTCCGTGCCGGCGTTCGACGTCGCCGACCCGGCCTTCTCGATCACGTCGGCTCAGGTCCACGACGCCCGCGAGCGCAGCTGGTATGCCACCACGCCGTACGGCATCGCCGTTCTGCGGTACGAGCAGATGAACAAGCTGCTCAAGGACCGCAGGTTGCGCCAGGGAAGCGTCGCCTGGCCCGCGCACAACGGGGTGACCGAAGGTCCGTTCGCCGAGTGGTTCGCCAGCTGGATCCTCAACAAGGAGGGCGAGGAACACCACCGGCTGCGCCGGCTGATGAATCCGGCGTTCTCGCCGAAGCTGCTCACCTCGCTGGTGCCGAGGTTCCAGGCGCTGGCCCATGAGCTGATCGACGGCTTCGCAGAACCGGACCGCTGCGAATTCGTGGGGGAGTTCGCCGAACCGTACGCCGCCCGGGTCATCGCGATCATGCTCGGCATTCCCGAGCACCACTGGCGGGTCATCGCCAGGGAGTCGGCGACCATCGGCCTGGCCCTGGGGGTGACGATCCGGCAGGACCTTCCGCAGATCGAGGCCGCCCTGCACCGGTTGTATGCCTACTGCGACGACCTGATCGCCGACCGGCGTGCACACCCGCGCGAAGACTTCGTCACCGCCCTGGTCAACGCGTCGCGCCCCGAAGACGGCCGGCTCTCCGACACAGAGCTGCGAGAAGCCATGGTGCTGTTGATCTTCGGCGGATTCGACACCACGAGGAACCAGCTCGGTCTGGCCATGCAGACCTTCATGGCGCACCCGGATCAGTGGCGGCTGCTCGCCGAGCGGCCCGACCTGGGGGGCAAAGCCGTCGAAGAGGTGATGCGGGTCAACCCGACCGTGCGGTGGGTCACCCGCGAAGTGCTCGAGGACTTCGAGTTCGAGGGCGTCGAACTCACGGCAGGCACCACCGTGCACCTCTACAGTGAGTCGGCCGGAACGGACCCCCGGGTGTTCGGAGCGGGCTTCGACATCACCGCAGAACGCAAGCCCCACTTCGGGTTCGGCGGAGGTGTCCACCACTGCCTCGGCCATTTCGTGGCTCGCTCCGACATGAGCGAGGCGCTGCCCCTGCTGGCCCGCCGACTGCGGGATCCGCACGAACTGCCCGGCGCCACCTGGCTTCCGGACTCGGGCAACACCGGACCGATCCGGCTGCCCATCGCCTTCACGCCCCATCCGTGA
- a CDS encoding cache domain-containing protein translates to MTSDSLSVRLADQASQTLEPVYGMLTRVAEEVLRSRPPRGPLTEAHFSNLQRMLAEMLGTERSIVWGMGFVAAPFVVEGQERYMAWWQRINDRPARLRLNFDPRSIDVYDYLQMDWYRLAESGQARVAYGPYVDYSGSDMYTVTATIPIVADGAFLGLAGADLVVGEVEHRLLEVLRQTSQDAVVVNAERRVIAANTPRWIVGSRLAAMPAVGPASDPSRFTEVTELPLGNGWVLGIAERAGGTG, encoded by the coding sequence ATGACATCCGATTCGCTGTCGGTGCGCCTCGCTGATCAGGCGTCCCAGACCCTCGAACCCGTCTACGGGATGCTCACCCGCGTCGCCGAGGAGGTCTTGCGCAGTCGGCCCCCGCGCGGGCCGCTCACCGAGGCGCACTTCAGCAACTTGCAGCGGATGCTCGCCGAGATGCTCGGCACCGAGCGCAGCATCGTCTGGGGAATGGGCTTCGTGGCGGCGCCGTTCGTGGTCGAGGGCCAGGAACGCTACATGGCCTGGTGGCAACGCATCAACGACCGGCCGGCGCGACTGCGCCTCAACTTCGACCCGCGCAGCATCGATGTCTACGACTACCTGCAGATGGACTGGTACCGGCTCGCCGAGAGCGGGCAGGCGCGGGTGGCCTACGGGCCCTATGTCGACTACAGCGGCTCGGACATGTACACCGTGACGGCCACGATCCCGATCGTCGCCGACGGTGCGTTCCTCGGACTGGCCGGCGCGGATCTCGTCGTCGGAGAAGTGGAACACCGACTGCTGGAGGTGCTGCGGCAGACCTCGCAGGACGCGGTGGTGGTCAACGCCGAACGCCGCGTCATCGCGGCCAACACGCCGAGGTGGATCGTCGGGTCCCGGCTCGCGGCGATGCCGGCGGTGGGCCCGGCGTCCGATCCGTCGCGGTTCACCGAGGTCACCGAGCTGCCGCTGGGCAACGGCTGGGTGCTGGGGATCGCCGAGAGGGCCGGGGGCACCGGTTAG